A window of the Plasmodium vivax chromosome 12, whole genome shotgun sequence genome harbors these coding sequences:
- a CDS encoding hypothetical protein, conserved (encoded by transcript PVX_117455A), with amino-acid sequence MGDAENNENDKKCLWVPDEEVTNCYSCNAFFNVRVRKHHCRACGNVFCSNCSDNKIKISEYSYAEKVRVCDRCFMERSSPQTLLLQEDLGARKQINQDLKKALSEKMAIVERFKTFLLEFDSEILNNSDHADGSNDVMSLLKRGEKGLKDLNDKIRNYDSIIENQKKELEHLKREKEQKTELNKILHLRNHEIQQKNMNIKNLVKEKNELTLVKEESEGIIHSYKKQVEKLIIRCNQLELEKKRKNYTDQSSNYSFTNSSSQSYMMNSYRLPQNEMSVSYTVAQGPSDDPEEENCCNYCQRRVCSIM; translated from the coding sequence ATGGGGGATGcagaaaataatgaaaatgacaaaaaatgtttatggGTCCCCGATGAGGAGGTGACGAATTGCTACAGCTGCAATGCCTTTTTTAACGTAAGGGTAAGAAAACACCATTGCAGAGCGTGTGGAAATGTATTTTGTTCCAACTGTTCAGACaataagataaaaattaGCGAATACAGCTATGCAGAGAAAGTTCGAGTGTGTGACAGGTGTTTTATGGAGAGGTCTTCTCCCCAAACGTTGCTGCTGCAAGAAGATTTAGGAGCGAGGAAACAAATCAATCAAGATTTGAAGAAAGCGctaagtgaaaaaatggcCATCGTAGAGAGATTTAAAACTTTCCTACTCGAGTTTGACAgcgaaattttaaacaataGTGACCATGCAGATGGCTCGAATGATGTCATGTCCCTGTTgaagaggggagaaaaaggattGAAAGACCTGAACGACAAAATAAGGAATTATGACTCCATTATTGAAAAtcagaaaaaggaattagaacatttaaaaagggaaaaggaacaaaaaacagaacttaacaaaattttgcacTTAAGAAATCATGAGATTCaacagaaaaatatgaacattaaaaatcttgttaaggaaaaaaacgaactgACTTTAGTGAAGGAAGAATCGGAAGGCATTATCCATTCGTATAAGAAACAGGTGGAGAAACTAATTATCAGGTGTAACCAACTTGAATtagagaagaagaggaaaaactaCACCGACCAGTCTAGCAATTATTCCTTTACCAATAGCAGCTCTCAGTCCTACATGATGAATTCTTATAGGTTGCCTCAGAACGAGATGAGCGTATCGTACACTGTTGCGCAGGGGCCCTCGGATGACCCGGAGGAGGAAAACTGCTGCAACTACTGCCAGAGGAGGGTTTGCTCGATTATGTGA
- a CDS encoding hypothetical protein (encoded by transcript PVX_117460A): MEREKLLYEKIYPAINAHRFHFNRLCSEKNIKSIVGEKTLKDSHHVVILSSNFQTKKTKAEDNQGRADILHLSEKGKLFVSFIFLWKEKELEERAHCLTQLSTTAVIQTLDFYHIKFNINGAEGEHQSVYIVTDIEIDADLLRPPNAQKGNSESSTTKHTQGVSYPATTPPMVEGVIEKLIEKFCALMSELLSDGCSTVLECAQ, from the exons atggaaagggaaaaattgctgtacgaaaaaatataccccGCGATTAATGCACACAGATTTCACTTCAACCGATTAtgcagtgaaaaaaatatcaaatcgATTGTTGGCGAGAAGACATTAAAAGATAGCCACCATGTGGTCATACTTAGCAGTAACTTCCagacgaaaaaaacaaaagcagAGGATAACCAAGGGAGGGCAGACATTCTCCACTTAtcagaaaaaggaaaattattcgtttcttttatttttctgtggaaagaaaaagagttGGAAGAGAGAGCTCACTGCTTAACGCAACTCTCCACAACTGCAGTTATTCAAACTTTAGATTTTTATCATATCAAATTTAACATAAACGGAGCGGAAG GAGAACACCAATCAGTCTACATCGTGACGGACATAGAAATCGACGCAGATTTGCTACGGCCTCCGaatgcgcaaaaggggaatagCGAATCTAGCACAACAAAGCACACACAGGGGGTAAGCTATCCTGCCACTACCCCACCGATGGTTGAAGGCGTTATTGAAAAACTGATAGAAAAATTCTGCGCCCTTATGAGTGAACTGCTCTCTGATGGGTGCTCAACTGTGCTGGAGTGTGCACAATGA
- a CDS encoding hypothetical protein, conserved (encoded by transcript PVX_117465A): MFRSQGIKRWTMKRFLCFSIGTATIIYAILLILMSILMLTHMSHYNEALFIVMSILNCICSILIFISVAHKNAFTAYIAYNVVVINYVVEAIECLICLYNTCTSHSIQWYYDNFDWHRKIIFNYLIYYGILEMTVHIFMFIMSFFVIQLVWSFYRILQVGGNIFSFQRAEDIEKSLHGTYYYSYGTIPHMQPY; the protein is encoded by the coding sequence ATGTTCAGGTCACAGGGAATAAAAAGATGGACCATGAAGAGGTTTTTATGTTTCTCCATAGGGACAGCAACTATTATTTACGCCATACTCCTGATACTCATGTCCATTCTGATGCTAACACATATGTCGCACTACAACGAAGCGTTGTTCATCGTCATGTCAATTTTGAACTGCATTTGCTCGATACTCATATTCATCTCagttgcacacaaaaatgccTTTACAGCCTACATAGCGTATAATGTGGTGGTGATAAATTACGTTGTGGAAGCAATTGAGTGTTTAATATGCCTCTACAACACCTGCACGTCGCATAGCATCCAGTGGTACTACGACAATTTCGATTGGCACAggaaaatcatttttaattacctCATTTATTATGGCATACTTGAGATgactgttcatatttttatgttcatcATGTCCTTCTTCGTTATACAACTGGTTTGGAGTTTTTACCGAATTTTGCAAGTGGGggggaacattttttcctttcagaGGGCGGAAGACATTGAGAAAAGCCTGCACGGGACGTACTACTACTCCTATGGGACCATACCGCATATGCAGCCTTACTGA
- a CDS encoding Bax inhibitor-1, putative (encoded by transcript PVX_117470A), translating into MDFLNQIRKRQKELKLSNILNFSPLTNEERKHLIKIYGLLAVGTMLTALSCYVDIYFLKIPRFIASMVSLFCSFALAGSCSYSHYGNILPAASKKRLLYFAGISSAIGILMSDYIAYVNYLNPSILPLAFFGSLSIFSCFSLSAIFSKNRISLFLGTVLCAVCSYVALISFMNFFIRSRHIDATLLYVGFFMYMGFVLFDTQITLFDFRRGNKDYIMHSICLYLDLVGLFTHLLRILGQKEEKKKK; encoded by the exons ATGGATTTTCTCAACCAGATTAGGAAGCGACAGAAAGAGCTGAAGCTGTCGAACATTTTAAACTTCTCACCGTTAACAAATGAAGAGAGGaaacatttaattaaaatatacgGTCTGCTCGCCGTGGGAACGATGTTAACTGCATTGAGTTGCTATGTtgacatatattttttgaaaatccCGAGATTTATAGCGTCCATGGTTAGCTTGTTTTGTTCCTTTGCCTTGGCAGGATCATGCAGTTATTCTCATTACGGCAACATCTTGCCTGCTGCCTCGAAGAAGAGGTTACTTTATTTTGCCGGCATATCGTCTGCCATTGGAATTTTGATGAGTGACTACATCGCGTACGTTAATTACCTGAACCCGTCCATCCTTCCCTTGGCCTTTTTTGGAAGCCTGTCCATATTTTCGTGCTTCTCCTTGTCGGccatattttccaaaaacaG AATTTCCCTATTCCTCGGAACGGTATTATGCGCCGTGTGCTCCTACGTAGCGCTGATTTcgtttatgaatttttttataaggtCAAGACATATTGACGCCACCTTGTTGTATGTTGGATTCTTTATGTACATGGG ATTCGTCTTATTCGACACCCAAATAACGTTGTTTGATTTTCGCCGTGGGAACAAAGATTACATA ATGCACTCCATTTGTCTGTACCTCGACTTGGTGGGACTCTTCACGCACTTGTTGAGGATACTTGGccagaaggaggaaaaaaagaagaagtaa
- a CDS encoding hypothetical protein, conserved (encoded by transcript PVX_117475A) produces MRKELLLRTTNHSAFQNSVYLLGFLRFAKFQLSSRANISNVRPFKGRRTNCAATSVHSNRMEVTYLSQSLAQTIDNELMSDDVGYTTEQLMELAGLSIAQIICREYSLDRFKKVLIFCGPGNNGGDGLVAARHLKHFGYDVTVAYPKEKTKVLFQRLLKLLQHYHVPVVKSATGEDLKLYDLVVDALFGFSFTGEPRSPFDEIIHTINQSNKPVVSVDVPSGTNIDGGSAANALSVNSEMNISLMLPKEGVRHYGKKHYLGGRFIPNSIVEKYNLKVPQFAGDNSYVQL; encoded by the exons ATGAGAAAGGAACTTTTGTTGCGAACCACCAACCACTCTGCATTTCAAAATAGCGTGTACCTGCTGGGATTCCTGCGGTTTGCAAAATTTCAGCTCAGTAGTAGAGCCAACATCAGTAACGTAAGGCCATTTAAAGGGAGGAGAACTAACTGTGCCGCTACTAGTGTGCATTCGAACAGAATGGAAGTGACG TACCTATCCCAATCGCTAGCACAAACGATTGACAACGAGTTGATGAGTGACGATGTTGGGTACACCACCGAGCAGCTGATGGAGTTAGCCGGACTTTCCATTGCTCAGATAATATGTAGGGAATACAGTTTGGatagatttaaaaaagttcTCATATTTTGTGGGCCAGGTAATAATGGGGGCGACGGTTTAGTGGCGGCTCGCCATTTGAAGCATTTTGGCTACGACGTCACAGTCGCTTATCCGAAGGAGAAAACGAAGGTGTTGTTTCAG AGGCTGCTGAAGCTGCTGCAGCACTACCACGTGCCCGTCGTGAAGTCCGCAACAGGTGAAG ATTTGAAGCTGTACGATTTGGTCGTGGATGCCTTGTTCGGCTTCAGCTTCACAGGAGAACCTCGGAGCCCCTTCGACGAGATAATCCAC accATTAACCAGAGCAACAAGCCCGTCGTGTCGGTGGACGTTCCATCGGGCACGAACATCGACGGGG GCAGCGCAGCAAACGCCCTTTCCGTCAACTCCGAAATGAACATATCGCTGATGCTTCCCAAGGAGGGGGTGCGCCATTACGGAAAGAAGCACTACTTGGGTGGTAGATTCATCCCGAA tTCCATCGTGGAGAAGTACAACTTGAAGGTTCCCCAATTTGCAG GGGATAACTCATATGTGCAGCTGTAA
- a CDS encoding hypothetical protein, conserved (encoded by transcript PVX_117480A): MNRLILNKATSSNDEPTPGYLYNEISQMAFCSKESMNLVGEYLLKKLQRTDVNVKLKTLKILKHLCDKKRPDFRNFLKKKIEIIKNCQSCNIVHDELKGETPSMLVRKEASELIKLIYSYDAAESDAKSASNSNQDVVKNNRIQGFGNSHFERGTAVSGGMHGPPNSGMHGPPNSGMQSSCGTAAGGGSALETNPSNHMANSFNSRNNYMSKMSGFGNPYFNQNPLQKTKGEMAMQYLNEVANKYIPSSFVNKINKVSASLSKNYANGSLNIQNIMNGNAFNKNFDRGRVGRPAGGHPGGGGSNFGGGSNFAVGSNFSGGSNFFGQGPLGRLPPPSGGIQSARREDQARKPQESQTAGIYERKIIEDVLINAGINKVPAESLLNEFAQKCETLDTKLIVSILTSKLRLKYISEEDNWKNKLKVLCAIRHLLIHRKRRENGKAIETLEVLIQNLKDLTLEELYRCKEIKHLKKQVMEIFVLMGLRAKQPGEDSRRREAHPGAEAIPGVEANPCVEVPNLLDIDDDVQVGMTSSSGNRGNSGNIGNGRNSAPRGGCPPLGDAYASGLHNGSTSASSLDFLSHGKNYPTERGNQKNVKEDPVDNLILHFDHLSLGAPPNGDPPQGSGRCHSGANHNELFSSLHVKYQQTGQGNDMNVTTGQGLQKGRKKGPPEMPSSALAPPQSSNRIDLNDVEASNLIFLENKNEGGNSKGAINAERNLPQFNEPNYFFAFDNAMGGGSGGDKKGATTRGGNIPHEGNTRHGNQTNNAHMDGSSRFHLSRDKNGPTKNYDAAKQQGGEPFKGNQTVEGKNTQPHDLNLLDMSEQFQSLTGESPFPGATSPLSCEKGQLQGYTPPYGGGIMNSNSPPYGRPPQGNYHMMNTNEPNKSADKFQSHLTNSGNFPSTDDQINNFFNSFAISSKRNEEGSKKPSVQIDAFELLADELKL; the protein is encoded by the coding sequence ATGAACCGCCTCATCCTGAACAAGGCGACCTCGTCGAACGACGAGCCCACGCCAGGATACCTCTACAACGAAATATCGCAAATGGCCTTCTGCTCGAAGGAGTCCATGAACCTCGTGGGGGAGTACCTCctcaaaaaattgcagaggACAGACGTCAACGTGAAGTTAAAAACgctcaaaattttgaagcatctctgtgataaaaaaagacccgattttcgaaattttttaaaaaaaaaaattgaaataataaaaaattgccaatcGTGCAATATAGTCCATGACGAACTGAAGGGGGAGACTCCCTCCATGCTGGTGAGGAAGGAAGCATCCGAATTGATTAAACTTATTTATTCCTATGATGCCGCAGAGAGTGATGCGAAAAGCGCCTCCAACAGCAATCAAGATGTGGTGAAAAATAACAGAATACAGGGCTTTGGAAACTCCCACTTTGAAAGGGGCACCGCTGTGAGTGGCGGTATGCATGGCCCTCCTAACAGCGGCATGCATGGCCCTCCCAACAGCGGCATGCAGAGCAGTTGTGGCACCGCcgcagggggaggaagcgctCTGGAGACTAACCCAAGCAACCACATGGCGAACAGTTTTAACAGCCGAAATAATTACATGAGCAAAATGTCCGGCTTTGGAAATCCGTACTTTAACCAGAACCCTTTGCAGAAGACCAAGGGGGAAATGGCCATGCAGTATTTGAATGAAGTGGCCAACAAGTATATTCCCTCCTCCTTcgtaaacaaaattaacaagGTCAGCGCGTCGCTGTCGAAAAATTACGCCAATGGGTCCCTCAACATACAGAACATCATGAATGGCAACGCGTTTAATAAGAACTTTGATCGGGGCCGCGTGGGCAGGCCGGCAGGCGGTCACCCCGGAGGAGGGGGTAGCAACTTCGGCGGAGGTAGCAACTTCGCAGTGGGTAGCAACTTCAGCGGGGGTAGTAACTTCTTTGGACAGGGCCCCCTCGGAaggctgcccccccccagtggaggCATCCAAAGCGCGAGGAGAGAAGACCAGGCGAGAAAGCCGCAAGAATCACAAACGGCCGGAATCtacgaaagaaaaataattgaagaTGTGCTGATCAACGCGGGAATTAACAAAGTGCCGGCAGAAAGTCTGCTGAATGAATTTGcccaaaaatgtgaaacCCTAGACACGAAGCTCATAGTGTCCATTCTGACCTCCAAGCTGagattaaaatatattagcGAAGAAGACAActggaaaaataaactgaAGGTACTCTGCGCCATAAGGCATTTGCTTATACACaggaagaggagggaaaaTGGGAAGGCAATTGAGACGTTAGAAGTGCTTATTCAAAATTTGAAGGACCTCACTTTGGAGGAGCTTTACAGGTGCAAAGAAATTAagcatttgaaaaaacaaGTGATGGAGATTTTTGTGTTGATGGGTCTCCGGGCGAAGCAGCCGGGTGAGGACTCGCGCAGGAGGGAAGCCCATCCCGGTGCGGAGGCCATTCCCGGTGTGGAAGCGAATCCCTGTGTGGAGGTGCCCAACCTGCTCGACATCGATGACGATGTGCAGGTGGGCATGACCAGCAGCAGTGGTAACCGCGGAAACAGTGGCAACATTGGCAACGGTAGGAACAGcgctccccggggggggtgCCCGCCCTTGGGGGACGCATATGCAAGCGGCCTGCACAATGGCAGCACGTCGGCGAGCAGCTTGGACTTCCTCTCCCATGGGAAAAACTACCCAACTGAACGGGGCAATCAGAAGAATGTGAAAGAGGACCCCGTGGATAATTTAATCCTCCACTTTGACCACCTCTCGCTGGGGGcccctccaaatggggaccccccccagGGCAGTGGCCGCTGCCACAGTGGAGCGAACCACAACGAGCTGTTTAGCAGCCTCCACGTGAAGTACCAGCAAACAGGCCAAGGCAACGATATGAACGTCACCACTGGGCAAGgcctccaaaaggggagaaaaaaaggcccaCCCGAAATGCCCAGCAGTGCACTAGCCCCCCCACAGAGTTCCAACCGAATTGACCTAAACGATGTTGAGGCTAGCAACTTGATTTTtctagaaaataaaaatgaagggggAAACTCAAAGGGAGCCATAAACGCGGAGAGGAACCTCCCCCAGTTTAACGAGCCAAATTATTTCTTCGCCTTTGACAACGCTATGGGAGGAGGCAGTGGAGGGgataaaaagggggcaaccACCCGGGGGGGTAACATCCCACATGAGGGGAACACCAGACATGGTAACCAAACAAATAATGCTCACATGGATGGCAGCTCGAGGTTCCACTTGAGTAGAGACAAAAATGGCCCGACGAAAAATTACGATGCTGCCAAAcagcaagggggggaacCTTTTAAAGGAAACCAAACTGTcgaagggaaaaatacacAACCACATGATTTAAATCTGTTAGATATGAGCGAACAGTTTCAGAGCTTGACGGGTGAGTCCCCCTTCCCCGGTGCAACCTCTCCACTCAGTtgcgaaaaggggcaacTCCAGGGATATACTCCCCCTTACGGAGGAGGCATAATGAACAGTAACAGCCCCCCCTATGGCCGCCCACCCCAGGGGAACTACCACATGATGAATACGAATGAGCCTAATAAATCCGCAGACAAATTTCAGAGCCACCTAACCAACTCGGGGAATTTCCCCAGCACAGATGACCAGATTAATAACTTCTTTAACTCCTTTGCCATTTCATCCAAGAGGAATGAAGAGGGAAGTAAGAAGCCCAGCGTGCAGATCGACGCGTTCGAGTTGTTGGCTGATGAGCTGAAGCTGTGA
- a CDS encoding hypothetical protein, conserved (encoded by transcript PVX_117485A) yields MKLKRQVIFAKKRKFTQGGCRFILTNRELQSKLKNNSHLVRLIKDVIPSEQREKGISQGDDAQITHLGFCYLYKNVTINKVGRRKGMPYEPSGEYAGGVLSNLRNEDSLGWYHEVVLSYDEAGKGGKLASRAKHLSGGNIKEVYSYVMNSLKTLTPQQVLLTLHSFIMHGVQVEHLKKINEHVINNIFNFKTSELILIHLFYVSFEGSCGNGPAGESPGVVGRPSGSAICGDTAICGDTAICGDTAICGDTAMYGDTSTSVEPPLGKDERAHHYAGADGEGASSLYITNRVNHEIRSTAKELIRYTSHLFYKRREQLLLNQIEEILFIWSKYNEYQKELFDHFIRVIEGSMHSLKVGNIEFILKGESSPLVKIKKESIHEVNKFNLLIKCFYHLSGIKKITLLEETRRKYFSQFALFLGDNFGLLTQLPLRKLFMLLRVGEVAGKGVDPLGEHTDAKCEMEKGDRLKCHLLNLIDGRLKQTNQNHHYGRRTHPKEASKNESKCVQVLDAIGAYYSDGCSSDGNCISMKEPPTCGGTDQTCGEAHNVGESRGEAHSDTSLPQMNNRGNPIGGPKNCTHRAESSHIAPHEHRGRDQPGVPNCTPNLTFLSNINEYIAVGSEPCKKYLPTLLSILKGQKKFQHMLLYFINHLDVGSGANVLLPYIKLTCEHVSNVYVLSYMGYLYKCAITSKDFSSRANFNLEKVAALLSTLHRRIRSDCEAVQGGKHNGNPSNVSPNGRTFHQNNERFLASLRESNPNVYEHVQANLINLNLKEIKNLDEFLFHYAYKHMVNDTFEYLENVLPYVNSQPLVNHLLWLFVQINNYYSVHSKGGAPRGEKIATLFFQKICILNFLTSYQDRSDNCYEAVKNILTYVRLEKDVERALSNYVLKLYFKKFTGPFGNEDMLSYITNILQKLANCSCALTYQNDGTFLICSNGTDQVSTPLLGGQIIHIINTLMQNGCCAHLLNFLVLVNAGVSFGTLFGGIRNHLYSYAF; encoded by the coding sequence ATGAAACTAAAAAGACAGGTGATAttcgccaaaaaaaggaaattcacACAGGGGGGGTGCCGCTTCATCCTCACCAATAGGGAGTTACAGAGCAAGCTAAAGAACAACAGCCACCTCGTTAGGCTAATAAAGGATGTCATTCCAAGTGAGCAGAGAGAAAAGGGCATCAGCCAGGGGGACGACGCACAGATCACCCATTTGGGATTCTGCTAcctttacaaaaatgttaccATTAACAAagtggggagaagaaaaggcATGCCGTATGAACCGTCTGGTGAATACGCCGGTGGTGTGCTCTCCAATTTGAGGAATGAGGACTCCCTCGGCTGGTACCATGAAGTTGTGCTTAGCTATGACGAAGCGGGAAAAGGAGGCAAACTTGCAAGCAGAGCCAAACATCTAAGCGGGGGCAACATAAAGGAGGTCTACTCCTACGTGATGAATTCCCTGAAGACGCTGACCCCCCAGCAAGTCCTCCTAACGTTGCACAGCTTCATCATGCACGGCGTCCAGGTGGagcacttgaaaaaaataaacgagcATGTgataaataacatttttaatttcaaaacgagtgagctgATTTTAATTCACCTGTTTTATGTCTCCTTCGAGGGGAGCTGCGGAAATGGGCCGGCTGGCGAATCGCCCGGGGTGGTGGGGCGTCCAAGTGGTTCTGCCATTTGCGGTGATACTGCCATTTGCGGTGATACTGCCATTTGCGGCGATACTGCCATTTGCGGCGATACTGCCATGTATGGCGATACTTCCACCTCGGTTGAGCCCCCTTTGGGAAAAGACGAACGTGCCCACCACTACGCTGGCGCTGATGGTGAGGGTGCCTCGTCCCTCTACATAACCAACCGCGTGAACCATGAAATTCGCTCCACTGCGAAGGAACTGATAAGATACACCTCCCATTTGTTTTACAAGAGGAGAGAGCAATTGCTCCTAAACCAAATTGAGGAAATACTATTCATATGGAGCAAGTACAATGAGTATCAAAAGGAACTATTCGACCACTTCATCAGAGTGATCGAAGGGTCTATGCATTCGTTAAAGGTGGGCAATATTGAGTTCATTTTAAAGGGGGAGTCTTCCCCTCTggtcaaaattaaaaaggagtcCATTCATGAGGTGAATAAATTTAACCTCCTCATTAAATGCTTTTATCACCTTTctggaattaaaaaaataaccctcTTGGAGGAGACCCGCCGGAAGTACTTCTCCCAGTTTGCACTCTTCCTGGGGGATAATTTTGGCCTATTAACTCAGTTACCCCTCCGCAAGTTGTTCATGCTTTTGCGAGTGGGTGAAGTAGCAGGAAAAGGGGTTGACCCTTTGGGTGAGCACACCGATGCGAAGTGCGAAATGGAGAAGGGGGACCGCCTAAAGTGCCACCTGTTAAACCTTATCGACGGTAGGCTAAAGCAAACAAACCAGAATCACCACTACGGAAGGAGGACCCACCCAAAGGAGGCGTCCAAAAATGAGTCCAAGTGCGTACAGGTGTTAGACGCTATCGGTGCATACTACTCAGATGGGTGTAGTTCAGATGGCAACTGCATCAGCATGAAGGAACCACCTACCTGTGGCGGTACCGATCAAACTTGCGGGGAGGCGCACAACGTGGGTGAGtcgaggggggaagcccaCTCAGACACGTCACTCCCTCAAATGAACAACAGGGGCAACCCGATCGGTGGGCCGAAAAATTGCACCCATCGCGCTGAAAGTAGCCATATAGCTCCCCACGAACACCGCGGAAGGGACCAACCAGGCGTGCCCAATTGCACCCCAAACTTAACATTTCTGAGCAACATTAATGAGTACATTGCGGTGGGAAGTGAACCCTGCAAGAAGTACCTCCCTACccttctttccattttgaaagggcaaaaaaaattccagcACATGCTCCTTTACTTTATAAATCATTTGGACGTAGGAAGCGGCGCGAATGTGTTGCTCCCATACATCAAGTTGACATGTGAACATGTTAGCAATGTTTATGTGCTGTCCTACATGGGGTACCTTTACAAATGCGCCATCACGAGCAAGGATTTTTCCAGCCGAGCCAATTTTAATTTAGAGAAAGTAGCGGCATTACTGTCAACTTTGCACAGACGTATACGTAGCGATTGTGAGGCTGTGCAGGGAGGCAAACACAATGGCAATCCCTCGAATGTTTCACCAAATGGGAGAACATTTCACCAAAATAACGAACGATTTCTCGCGTCCCTGCGCGAAAGTAACCCAAATGtgtatgaacatgttcaggcAAATCTGATCAACTTAAActtaaaggaaataaaaaatttggacgAGTTCCTTTTCCATTATGCGTACAAACATATGGTGAATGATACGTTCGaatatttggaaaatgtGTTACCCTATGTGAATAGCCAACCGTTGGTCAATCACCTTCTGTGGCTCTTTGTGCAGATAAATAATTACTACAGTGTGCATTCCAAGGGAGGAGCCCCACggggtgaaaaaattgctacattatttttccaaaaaatttgcattttgaattttttaacctcATACCAGGATAGAAGTGATAACTGTtacgaagcggtgaagaatattttaacCTACGTGCGTCTCGAAAAGGATGTTGAGAGGGCCCTTTCAAATTATgtgttaaaattatattttaaaaaatttactggCCCATTTGGTAATGAAGATATGCTTTCCTATATTACGAACATCCTCCAAAAATTGGCCAACTGTAGTTGCGCCTTAACGTATCAGAATGATGGGACGTTTCTCATATGCTCAAATGGGACTGACCAGGTGAGCACCCCCCTACTGGGGGGCCAAATTATTCACATAATAAATACGCTCATGCAAAATGGCTGTTGCGCCCATTTGCTTAACTTCCTCGTTTTGGTAAATGCCGGGGTTAGCTTTGGCACTCTCTTTGGCGGAATAAGGAACCATCTGTATTCCTACGCATTTTAG